TGCGTTTTGGGGTCCAACCCCATTTAGGGTCAAAccccccccctttcctctgGGTTGGGGGTCAAACCTCCCCCGTTTTGGGTCAGACCACCCCATCTGGGGCCCATCCCCCTTTTGGGGTTCATTGTTcattcttccctcccccctttttGGTCCAGTCTCCACACTTGGGgacaacaccccccccaccccaccccccacccgcCATTGTGGGTTGTCCCCCCCCTCCTCTGAGGTTGAACTCCCATGTTCAGGGtcaagcccccccccccctccatttAATGCCCCCCCCAGGGTCAaactccccccctccccctctggGGGTCAAACCTCCCATTTTGGGGTCAAACCCCCTCTTTCacccctcccccagctctccAAGTGCTTTTTTTGGGGACCCCCCCCAATTTTCCTTGATTTTGCCCATGGGAGTGCCCCCTCCggtgattttctgttttttattattgtttttggGTAGTTTTGCTCTGGCCCCGCATTTGCAGGGTTCCCGGGGTCCCCAATTCCCACCATGGGGCCCACGACTGGGGTGGTGGCAGCCGGGGGGGAGTCTGGGGGCATTTTGCtcattttgggggttttctgcACCTTCTGCTAATTTTGGTGTCAGGGGGATGGGATGGGgccccacccacccaccccccggGGCAGTTTTGGGGCgtcccctccccggcccccgGGTTTTGGGGTCATATGGACCAAAATTGCATTTGCCTTAGACCCCCCCGTGTGCCTTCCCGCCCCCCGGAATGGGCCCCCCCCAAACCGGGGACAATCATTAGGGCCCCTGTTTTGGGGACCCCCACTGGGGTGAACCCCTTTTTTGtggcccccctcccccaggttTTTgggaccccccccacccccgggacccctcccaccagcagtgcccccccccccccgggaatCAGGCCCCTCCCCCAATTTTAGGGTTCCCCCCATTTTGGGGCCCCCAGTTAGGGGCCTCCCACCAGCAATGGGGCCCCCAACATTTGGGGACCCCCCACCAGCAATGGGCCCCTCCCCGGGCAGTGGGacaccacccctccccccccccaattctGGGTACCCCCATTTagggacacccccacccccctccacaAGCCGTGGGGGAGGGATGCGATGTTGTGGGGCGTCGCTCTCGGGGCCCCCCACACACCAGCGTTGCACATTTGGGGACCCCCACGTCgcccctcacacacacaccccccccgcACGTGGTAGTGACGTCATTTCCCGTTGGGGTGGGTCGGCCCCTCCCCCCAGACCGAGGAGAGAaggaaccccccccccccccccaaaggcGCTGCCCGCGAGcgggaaagaggaaaaatccGCGGAAAAAGGggcaaaaagacaaaaaaaaggaaataaagtgtCAtacccgccccgccccgcctcggcccgggggggggaggggtcccgggggggcggggtggggggatggggggggttcaggagatgggggggggcaggggttGTCCTCGTGGTCGCGCCGGCAGCATCCGTGGTCCCCATAGCAACGGGGCGCCACGGGGATGGGGTCCCCATAGCGACCGTACCTGGGGCGATGGGGTCCCCTCACCGAGGGGAGGGGACGGGGGCAGCCTCAAAACTGGCCGATGGTTTTTTTccggggggggggaaggcaggatGTACCCAGGTGGGCCCCTCCCCCATCACTCTTAAGAGGCCAAGGGTGGTGCGCACCCCCCCAGGAGGGACCCAAGCGTCCGGGCCCCATCCTCCCCCAGCGCCGGGCCTGGCTCCTCCTCCCAGACCGGAGGGGACCCTGGTGTCCGGGCCCCCGGCCTTcctcccaccaccctgcccAGTCGGTGAAATGCGAAACTGGGTAAACTGGTGGGACTGGGCAGGGTCGGACCCCTGAATCCCTCTGAGCCTGGAGGGGTAAGCACACCCCCCTGGATCCTCCAAGGCCAAAGGCCACAATTTAGGGTGGgggtccccgtcccccccccctcTGCCGGGCAAGGGACCCGGGCCCCCGCCTGCCCCTCACCCTCCATCCCGGGGCTGCACGTGGCCTCACTGGAAAACGCGGCGGGGGGGCGCTCCCGGCTGCCTCAGtcccctgggggggggggggcggtaaacatcaccccctccccccaaccccccagtGGGGTGGCGGTGGCTCGAGCGAATTTGGGGCATTTCGGGGATTCCCAGCACCACCCGGGGCTGAGCCCCTCGGGcccccccagtgctcccagtgccctgtggcccagccccccccccccccccccgccctgcgaCGGCCCCGTGTCACCGCGAGGCGTCAGGTGACAgcaggccggggggggggggggggaggggggggggacgcgggcgggcggcgcgaCCCCACTTCCCCTTTCGGGCCCATAAAGCGCCGGAGGGGACACGCGGGGAAACACGAGGGGACACGCGAGGGTGAGTGGCCCGCGGggtcctgccctggcagcccacCGGGGgacgggggggagggggcggcacCCTCCATGCTGTGGGGGGTTGGGCTGCGCTGGATGCCTGAGTCCCTGTTCTGCCCGGGGGGTGCGGGGCGGTGCTGGGGACACCCCTCTGGGTGCCACGGGGGGAGATCAGGGTGCCCTGGGACCCCTCCTGACGCCTGGGTCCCGTGAGTGGGGGCTGGGAGCCCCTGCATGCCTGGGTCTCATGGGTGGGGGCTGGAGCCCCAGGGATCCCCATGGACACATGGGTCCTATTGGGGGGGGCTTGGACCCCAGAGACCCCCTTGGACTCCTGTGTCCCATgggtggggctgggacccccctgGCACCCCCCAAGTGCCTGTGTCCCATGGCTGGGAACTGGGACCCCCACTTAGACACTTGTGTCCCATGGGTGGGTGCTTGGATCCCAGGGACCCCCCACAGACACCTGGGTCCTGTGGGTCGGGGCTGGGACCCCTAGAACTGCCCATGGGTGGGGGCTGGGACACCCCTTCCCAACACCTGTGTCCCATGGGTATGGAGTGGGACCCCCCCCCCGGCCACCTGGgtcctggggggggggtgttggacCCCAGGGACTTCCCCCAGACACCTGTGTCCCATGGGTGGGGGCTGGGACACTCTGCTCCCCgctccacacacacccctccacacacccccaccccccccgatACCTGTGTCCCGTGAGTGGGGGCTGGGATCCCTAGGACTCCCCATGGATGGGGACCAGGACTCCCTagcccaccccacaccccacccccctcaccccctcccAACGCCTGTGCCCCATTGGACACCCTCTCCAGATGCTGGCGCTGCTGTGGGTGATGGTGATGGTGATGCTGGTGGCCGGGGGGGGCCCGGAGGGGGCGGTGCAGTTCTTGGCGGTGGGTGACTGGGGGGGGGGTCCCCGACCCCCCCTTTGCCACCCCCCGTGAGGTGGCCACGGCAGCAGCCATGGGACGCGTAGCCACTGACCTCGGCGCCGACTTCATCCTCGCCCTTGGGGACAACTTCTACTATGAGGGGGTGCGAGACGAGTGGGACCCCCGCTTCCAGGTATGACCCCCCCCCATCCCGGGGGGGACGACACTAAAATGCGAGGGGGGCGGGCTGGGAAGTATCTTGGAGGTGGGGCAAGACCTCCGAGGTGACCCCGGTATCCCCGCAAGGGAAACGTCACACCCCCATGTCCCCCTCCCTGTGTCCCCGTGTCTGTGTCTCTGACCTCTGCCATGTCATgtgtgtcgtcccccccccccaggagaCCTTCGAGCGAGTGTTCACGGCCCCGGGGCTTCGGGAGCTGCCCTGGTTCGTGCTGGCAGGGAACCACGACCACGCGGGGAACGTCACTGCACAGCTGGCATATGGCCACCACTCCCCCCGATGGTAGGGAcacctccccccctccccccgcccccgggaCAGCCACCTGCCCATGTCCCCCGGGTGTGCCCGAGGACCCCTGGGATGTCACCAGGGTGTCACCAGGGTGTTCCCAAGGACTCCTGGGATGTCCCCAAGGTGTTCCCGAGGACCCCTGGACTGGCACAAGGGTGTTCCCAGTGTGTGCCTGAGGACCCCTGGGATGTCCCCAAGGTGTTTCTGAGGACCCCTGGGATGTCCCCAGGGTGTTCTCATGGACTCCTGGGATGTCACCAGGATGATTCCGATGACTCCTGGGATGTCCCCAGGGTCTCCCCCAAGTGTCCCCTGTGTCCCACAGTGACATCCCACACTACTACTTCaacctgtgcctgctgctggcatgtCCCCACATCCTCCCAGGGTGTCCCCACATGTCCCCAAGCCCCCTGTGTCCCACCAGCATTTCCGGCTCCAGCCTGTGCCCAGTGTTGGGGTATCCCCTGGGTGTCCCCACGTGTCCCCTGTGTCCCACAGCTACTTCCCACACTACTACTTCaacctgtgcctgctgctgacGTGTCCCCATGCCCCCCCAGGGTGTCCCCACATGTCCCCAAGCCCCCtcctgggggggcggggcttGTCTCCAGCCTGTACCTAGTGCTGAGGTATCCCCTGGGTATCCCCACATGTCCCCTGTGTCCCACCAGCATTTTCTGCTCCAACCTGTGCCCTTTGCTGGGGTATCCCTTGGGTGTCCCCACATGTCCCCTGTGTCCCGCAGGCACTTCCCCCACTACTACTACAGCCTCCGTCTCTCCCTGCCGGGCACCAATGCCTCAGCCCGGCTGCTGATGCTGGGACACAGTGCTGCTCTGCGGTGGCAGCGACGActttggggcagggggtgcccccCAGGGCccctgggatgcagcagcagcggcggcacAGCTGGCCTGGCTGCGGGGACGGCTGGCGGCTGCACGCCATGACCGCTACGTGTTGGTGGCCGGCCACTACCCAGTGTGGTCAGTGGCCGAGCATGGCCCCACCACCTGCCTGCTGCGGCTGCTGCGGCCCGCTGCTGCGGCATCACCGTGTCACTGCCTACCTCTGCGGCCACGACCACAACCTGCAGGTGAGCCTGGGGGTGCCCAGACACCCCCCAAATGGGGGACACCCCAGTGTCTAAGGACTGCTGTCTGGGATCCCCCCAATGGGATCCTGGTGTCTAAAGACCCCCCAGTGTTACCCCTCTAGTGTCCAAGGGCCCCCCCAGCGGGATCCTGGTATCTGAGGAACCCCCAGACCTCTCCAGTGAGACCCCCAGTATCCAAGGACCCTCCAATGGGATCCTGGTGTATGAGGAACCCCCAGACCCCCCCATGGGACCCCTCAATGTTCAGGGACTCCTCCCATCTTTCCCCTCCTCATCTGTGCCCCCTGGGTTCCTGAGGCGTGGGCGGTGGGCAGGGTCTTGGTGGTGGGGGCAGGGACCCCCGCATGGGGGGGACACACCAGCCTCCTTCCTAACCCCCCCTTatctctgcccccccccccagttcctggaggaggggggggtgggCTACGTGGTGAGCGGTGCCGGGAACTTCGTGGAAGGGTCCCAGAGCCATGGGGGGGCCGTGCCCCCTGGCTCCCTCCGCTTCTTCTTTGGagcccccaccctccccagggGGCTTTGCTCACCTGCGCCTGGACGCCCACGCAGCCACCATCACCTTCCTGGAGGCCACCGGCCGTGTCCTCTACCGTGTGGCCTTGCCCCCCACGTGACCTCTgaccccagcacccccaagaCTTGCagtggaggtgggggtggggaactggtctctcccctccccccacatGGGAGGGGACAGTCACCATGGACCCGTGTCCCCCATGGGGCGGGACCCCCCTGTAACCTTTGACCTGGAGGACAGAGGGGAGGACCCTTGTGAGCCCTGACCTCGGGGGCCCCCAAGGTCTTGTGGGTATCCACAGCCCAGACGCCCCCCAATAAAAGGACTTTGGACCGAGACTGTTATAaacgataacaattaaaacaattttatttgggGTTCAATCAATTTCGGCTGAGAAACAACACGCAAAAGCAGCGCTGGGTGCGCAGAGAACTCAATTAGCTCCACCACACGCACACCTGAGCCCTAATTATGCCCGGATCTCGACCAATCACCTCTCGCCGGATGTTCGTCCCGCTCTCCCCCATTGGGCCGTTAGGGTACGCCCTCTCCTCCTATTGGCTCTCCTTTGGCGCGCTTTTCTACGCAGcgattgcctcaggggaagggggagcttTTCCATTGTCTCACAGGAGCGCCACACGCGCCCATTCATTACAATTGTGGCACAGGGTTtagatttacacagggtacaacaattCCACTTAGCGCActacattctatttttgacatgaatcatgactgcgTTTATCACAATCCCCCCTTGTTTACCTCATTGATTCATGTTTTCAATCAAAACAAACAGGGATAAGTAACAACCCCCCAAATATTCCCAGGAGTATAACACTCCCTTCGGTAAGTCAATTACATACAACAGTTGGTAAGATTAAATAGTTAGTCTTTGTTATATTTTTGACAagttttacaaatacatttttagcaACTTTGGGAACTTCATATTTGAGTCCCGTTTTCATCTCACGATAAAACATCGTTAGttatcttctcctttctttatccatccctctgttttcttaatataaAATTGGAAGTATAAAGGGTGTCCACACCTTCCCACAGCGTTCCAGTCAGGACCCTTATTGATAAGGTCCTGATCTTATCAGGTCAGGTCAGGATCATACTGCTCAGCGGTCACAGCGCCAGGGGTTGCAGCCCTCAGCAGACCTTGTCACCTGCAGCACTGATTCCCTCCGGTCTCGCCCTCTCCAGTTTTTACCAAGGTGTGCCTTTCTTTTTAAGACTTCCAACATAACAAACACCAACAGAGGTCCTGGAAAATTGGGGAAAAGCAGGTTCCATCAGCTACTAAAGATAACATCGATTCTCTTGTACTTTAAATTTTTGTAAATTCAATTACCCTTTTACAGAAGTCAATATAAATTTCCCGAACTGTTACATcaagttcttttaaaagtaaGTTTGGTATCCTCAAGTTCAGTTACGACTCTCCATTCCTTTATTGTTAATTGATATAAATTTACCATGatggttcttttttttacttccaaTTTCATTCCAAATTGTATAATCAAATCTCGTCCTTTTAGATTcaatctttacatttttaataataggaACCCTGAAAGGTTCCCCTGTTGCTCCAACTACCAAAGCTGTATCTCTACTTGCTCGACATCCCAAAGGGATGTGCCGAACTGTAGATTGTTCAGCTCCTGTATCAACTAAAAAACCATTACCTTCTCCTCTTGGGGACCAATCTTTAAATTTATCAAGGGCTCAGATGTTGTTTTTGTCTGCAGAATGTAGAGCCCCTGATACCCCTATTCATCTTCATTAAACATCTGTTTGTCCTTCATTCGTCTCCTCCAGTCCTTTTTTAAATGTCCCCTCTGCTCATAATGATAACATTCGAGCATTTTCCCTGGAAATCCTCCATTTGTTGTTTCCCGGACTGCCGCTACAAAcattcttgctttctctttttgtttttcctcatccCTCTGTACATAcactttctgagcttccttcAACAGTTCTTGTAATCCTTGTTCTTGCCAACTGTCcagcttttccagtttctttcttatatccCCCCATGATCCGGCCACAAATTggatttttagaaatgcttctCCAACTGGAGAGGCTGGGCCTAGCCCCAAatacatttataattttttcctcagtttctctAACCAATCCACAGGAGACTCGtccttttcctgttgttcaCTAAAAACCTTATTAATATTCTGCCCCCTTGGTTCCTTGGATAATCAACTCTCTCAAATCTGACATATTCTGTCTATCAGAGGCATTTTGGTTACTCCAGTTTGGGTTCTGGTTAGGCCACTTCTGTTCCCCAGGAGTGCCTTGTTGATACCTTCTTTCCCACATCTGTATTCCTGCCTGTCTAATCATAGatctttcttcagctgtaaataATATTCCTAAGATAGATTGTATTTCTTCCCAGGTATAGGTATTAGGACCTAGGAACTGGTCTAACCATTCAGAGACTCCCAAAGGATCATCTAACAGATGAcccatttctcttttaaaggaTCTCACATCTCCTGTATTCCAAGGTGCAGATACAAATCCAGTTCCTCCTATATCTCCATCTATCGGTACCTCTCGGAGGGGAGCCAGAGCCACTGCTCcttcttttttataattttcatctctctctttctgtacTATGTGTgagaaggaggagagaagagggaagTCGAAGGAACCGGGTCGGGAGGCAGTGGGGGATGTATCCTCTCCTGACGGCCTTCCGCATCCTGCCTTAAACAAGGCGGGGGTAAATTGTCTGATGGCTCCCATGACGACGTGGTTGGTTTAGTTTCAGTCTCCCGTGactccctttctctcttttctctcaaaggaaataatgaaaccaATCTTCCCGTCTCCGACCCTCTCCACAGTGCAGCATATTCACTTTCTTTCTGACTGAAGGGCTCTTTGTTATTCACATATAAATTTAATGTCTTACACATCCAATCATCAAAACATCCAAATATCGGCCAATATACATAATCGGATTAAATTGCCTCTCTCGTCCACACGTCCATACAGTAACAGaccatttttgttttagtttttcccTCTTGAGATGGCCAGTGACCCCAATGCCTGAGCATTATTCCTAAAGCACTATCCAGGGGAATAATTTGTGggtattccttttcttcctttgtttcctcttcaaATCTTGACTCCTGTTGGCCCATTTTCATTAGGAATTTTACGGCAATTCCTATCGCCCTTAGCAACCAATAACTGTCTTGCAGGAGGTTTGCGCCCCCCTACGGTATCCGGGAGTATTACACCCTTGGTTGCCGATACCAATGTCTACAGGGGGTTTTGGACCTATCACCCACCCGCGAATCCTAGGACTTTTACAGTGGCTTCCTATCGCCCTTAGTTACCGGTAAGAGTGTCCTGCAGGGGCTGAACCCTTCACCCACCCACATACCCTATAGGAGTCGAGATCCCACCCACGAATCCTATAGGAACCGCTTAAGTCCTTCACCGGCCAAGTCCCTCGCGGGAGTTTGGAACCGCGGTTAGAAGACCCCCAGACTCGCTTCGGAACTCAAATCCTGGCTCCGAACCTAGAGTCCGTTTCCAGAATTAGGTTCCGTCTCAATCACACTCTTGCACACAAGTAACCGATACCCACCCAACCGAACGGCTTCCCTTATACTCACGACTCCATCGGCTTCGTTCGGAGCTTCGTGCACGAGAATTACGGGTCCTTCCTACTGCAGTTTTTCCCCTAGGAGCTCCAATCCCTTTTGgttattgtttctcttttgttcgCTGATCTCCGGAGACTGACCTACACTGCTACCCTCGAGCCAAAATCTGTGGGGCGCCCCTCGAAAAGTCACAGTCCAGGAAAGCACAGCGagatcacgtcggggtcaccagattgttataaacgataacaattaaaacaattttatttgggGTTCAATCAATTTCGGCTGAGAAACAACACGCAAAAGCAGCGCTGGGTGCGCAGAGAACTCAATTAGCTCCACCACACGCACACCTGAGCCCTAAAAGTGGCGTCTTTTATGCCCGGATCTCGACCAATCACCTCTCGCCGGATGTTCGTCCCGCTCTCCCCCATTGGGCCGTTAGGGTACGCCCTCTCCTCCTATTGGCTCTCCTTTGGCGCGCTTTTCTACGCAGcgattgcctcaggggaagggggagcttTTCCATTGTCTCACAGGAGCGCCACACGCGCCCATTCATTACAATTGTGGCACAGGGTTtagatttacacagggtacaacaattCCACTTAGCGCActacattctatttttgacatgaatcatgactgcgTTTATCACAGAGACGCTGTCGCGATGGAGACGCTGTCGTGATCGATCGTCCCAAAGCgggaaggggggggcggggccacCGCCCCCGTCAGCCAATGGGCGCAGAGTGGGCGGAAGCGGCGTCAGGCGGAGGTGGGGCCTGGACCACTTCCGGGTCACGGCGGCGGAAGTGCCTGTCGCTGGGGGAAAcgcggcgggagcgggcggcAGGTCCGggggggggccgcggccgggtgtggtggggggtgtggggagcCGTGATGGGGGTGATGGGGGCTGCGGTTGCGGTCTGGGGGCTTCAGGGAGCCGGGCTGGAGCGTgatgggggctgcagggagttAGGCTGGGGGCGTGATGGGGGCTGGGGTCtgcagggagccaggctggggggtgaTGGGGGCTGGGGGTACGAGCTGGGGTCTGCAGGGAGCCAGGCCGGGGGGCGatggcggcgggggctgcggggagccaGGCCagaggcggggcggggctgggggctgaagGCTGAAGGGAGTCAGGCCGCGGGTACATGCTGGgactgggggctgcagggagccaggcCGGGGAGTGGGGGGTCAGGGGGCTGTAGGGAGCCAGGCTGGGGTgtggtgggggctgtggggagccaGACTGCTGGGGGGTGATGAGGTCTGGGGGCTGCGGGAAGCCGTGGCAGCGaatgggggctgcagggagctaGGCCGGGGGTACGGGCTGGGGGGCCAGTGGATGCCAGGAGGGTCCCGGAGGCGTCAAGCTTGCCCCCACCGTGGCCTGTTATGGGTTGGGGCCATGCCCACGGGAGCTCCTGGACACTGGGCACCGGGGAGGGgtctgcagctccctgcctccccgGGCCCACAACCACTGCGGTTCCCGCAGCCATGGGGCGACGGAAATCCAAGCGGAAGCCACCACCCAAGAAGAAGGTGACGGGGACGCTGGAGACGCAGTTCACCTGCCCCTTCTGCAACCACGAGAAGTCCTGCGATGTCAAGATGTGAGTAGGGGGAGGGGGGCTACAgccaggggagggggctgcagccctgggcggcggggggcaggcACGGCTGAAGATGCCACCTGTAGCAGCTtgtcccctgctgcccccccagGGACCGTGCCCGAAACACAGGGGTGATCTCCTGTACAGTCTGCCTGGAGGAGTTCCAGACGCCCATCACCTGTATCCTTACTGGGACCCCAACCCCCCTGACCCACCCTGGACCCCCCCCTTTGCCTCCGTTAGTGCCTTAACATCCCCCACGAGACCTGTCGGAGCCAGTGGATGTCTACAGCGACTGGATTGATGCCTGCGAAGCTGCCAACCAGTAACGGCCAGGGCAGactctgcc
The nucleotide sequence above comes from Falco biarmicus isolate bFalBia1 unplaced genomic scaffold, bFalBia1.pri scaffold_29, whole genome shotgun sequence. Encoded proteins:
- the ELOF1 gene encoding transcription elongation factor 1 homolog isoform X2 — its product is MGAEWAEAASGGGGAWTTSGSRRRKCLSLGETRRERAAAMGRRKSKRKPPPKKKVTGTLETQFTCPFCNHEKSCDVKMDRARNTGVISCTVCLEEFQTPITYLSEPVDVYSDWIDACEAANQ
- the ELOF1 gene encoding transcription elongation factor 1 homolog isoform X1 gives rise to the protein MGRRKSKRKPPPKKKVTGTLETQFTCPFCNHEKSCDVKMDRARNTGVISCTVCLEEFQTPITYLSEPVDVYSDWIDACEAANQ
- the ACP5 gene encoding LOW QUALITY PROTEIN: tartrate-resistant acid phosphatase type 5 (The sequence of the model RefSeq protein was modified relative to this genomic sequence to represent the inferred CDS: deleted 4 bases in 4 codons); its protein translation is MVMVMLVAGGGPEGAVQFLAVGDWGGVPDPPFATPREVATAAAMGRVATDLGADFILALGDNFYYEGVRDEWDPRFQETFERVFTAPGLRELPWFVLAGNHDHAGNVTAQLAYGHHSPRWHFPHYYYSLRLSLPGTNASARLLMLDTVLLCGGSDDFGAGGAPQGPWDAAAAAAQLAWLRGRLAAARHDRYVLVAGHYPVWSVAEHGPTTCLLRLLRPLLRHHRVTAYLCGHDHNLQFLEEGGVGYVVSGAGNFVEGSQSHGGAVPPGSLRFFFGAPPSPGGFAHLRLDAHAATITFLEATGRVLYRVALPPT